One genomic window of Futiania mangrovi includes the following:
- a CDS encoding electron transfer flavoprotein-ubiquinone oxidoreductase, translating into MTEAVERDAMDYDVVIVGAGPAGLSAAIRLKQLAAEAETELAVCVLEKGAEVGAHILSGAVVDPVALNELIPDWKEKGAPLNTPVTDDRFYMLGVEGAVRIPNFVMPPLMSNHGNYAVSLGNVCRWLAEQAEALGVEIYPGFAASDLVYREDGSVKGVVAGVMGIGRDGSHKGDYQPGMELNGKYVMVAEGVRGSLAKRLISEFKLSDGRDPQKFGIGLKELWEVKPENHRQGQVTHTMGWPLGTKTGGGSFMYHLEDNLVSIGFVVHLNYENPYLSPYQEFQRFKHHPLIEPVLEGGRRIAYGARAITEGGFQSVPKLAFPGGVLIGCSAGFVNVPRIKGSHNAMKTGMLAAESAFAAIAEGREGDTLDAYEEAYRGSSVYKDLKKVRNVKPMWSKFGLVGGLALGGLDMWTNDLFGFSFFGTMKHGKPDHACLKPASEFKPIDYPKPDGVISFDRLTNVSFSGTNHEEDQPIHLQLKDPAIPVQKNLPVYAGPSQRYCPAGVYEFVKDEASGEDRFVINAQNCVHCKTCDIKDPAQNINWATPEGGGGPTYPNM; encoded by the coding sequence ATGACCGAAGCGGTCGAGCGCGATGCGATGGACTATGACGTGGTGATCGTCGGCGCGGGGCCTGCGGGTCTCTCTGCGGCGATCCGTCTGAAACAGCTCGCCGCGGAGGCGGAGACCGAGCTTGCGGTCTGCGTGCTGGAGAAAGGGGCCGAGGTCGGCGCACACATTCTCTCCGGCGCCGTCGTCGATCCTGTCGCGCTCAACGAGCTCATTCCCGACTGGAAGGAGAAGGGCGCGCCGCTCAACACGCCCGTCACGGACGACCGCTTCTATATGCTCGGCGTCGAGGGCGCGGTTCGCATCCCCAATTTCGTCATGCCCCCGCTCATGTCGAACCATGGCAATTACGCCGTCTCGCTCGGCAATGTCTGCCGCTGGCTCGCCGAACAGGCCGAGGCGCTGGGCGTCGAGATCTATCCGGGCTTCGCGGCCTCCGACCTCGTCTACCGCGAGGACGGATCGGTCAAGGGCGTGGTCGCGGGCGTCATGGGGATCGGGCGTGACGGCAGCCACAAGGGCGACTACCAGCCGGGGATGGAGCTGAACGGCAAGTACGTGATGGTCGCCGAGGGCGTGCGCGGCTCGCTCGCCAAGCGGCTGATCTCCGAATTCAAGCTGTCGGACGGGCGCGACCCGCAGAAGTTCGGCATCGGCCTGAAGGAGCTTTGGGAGGTCAAGCCGGAGAACCACCGCCAGGGCCAGGTCACGCACACCATGGGCTGGCCGCTCGGCACGAAGACCGGCGGCGGCTCGTTCATGTACCACCTCGAGGACAATCTCGTGTCCATCGGCTTCGTGGTGCATCTGAACTACGAGAACCCGTATCTGTCGCCATACCAGGAGTTCCAGCGCTTCAAGCATCACCCGCTGATCGAGCCGGTGCTGGAGGGCGGGCGGCGCATCGCCTACGGCGCGCGCGCGATCACCGAGGGCGGTTTCCAGTCGGTGCCGAAGCTGGCGTTCCCCGGCGGTGTTCTGATCGGCTGCTCGGCAGGCTTCGTGAACGTGCCGCGCATCAAGGGCAGCCACAACGCGATGAAGACGGGCATGCTCGCTGCCGAGAGCGCGTTCGCTGCCATCGCGGAGGGACGTGAGGGCGACACGCTGGATGCGTACGAGGAGGCCTATCGCGGCTCGTCCGTCTACAAGGACCTGAAGAAGGTGCGCAATGTGAAGCCGATGTGGTCGAAGTTCGGCCTCGTTGGCGGTCTTGCGTTGGGCGGCCTCGACATGTGGACGAACGACCTCTTCGGCTTCTCCTTCTTCGGGACGATGAAGCACGGCAAGCCGGATCATGCCTGTCTCAAGCCTGCCTCGGAGTTCAAGCCGATCGACTATCCCAAGCCCGACGGCGTGATCTCCTTCGACCGGCTGACCAACGTCTCCTTCTCTGGGACGAACCACGAGGAGGACCAGCCGATCCACCTGCAGCTCAAGGATCCCGCGATCCCGGTGCAGAAGAACCTGCCGGTCTACGCTGGCCCCAGCCAGCGCTATTGCCCGGCGGGCGTCTACGAGTTCGTGAAGGACGAGGCGAGCGGCGAGGACCGCTTCGTGATCAACGCGCAGAACTGCGTCCACTGCAAGACGTGCGACATCAAGGACCCGGCACAGAACATCAACTGGGCCACGCCCGAGGGCGGCGGTGGCCCGACCTATCCGAACATGTGA
- a CDS encoding ferritin family protein: protein MTGSSAGLHAPRERLTKETLAMHQAIVSIMEELEAVDWYRQRADDCDDPELKAILLHNMREEMEHAVMVMEWMRRNNADFAKYLKEFLYSDGDIVDH from the coding sequence ATGACCGGATCGAGCGCCGGCCTCCACGCCCCGCGCGAGCGCCTGACCAAGGAGACGCTTGCCATGCACCAGGCGATCGTCTCGATCATGGAGGAACTGGAAGCCGTCGATTGGTACCGCCAGCGCGCCGACGACTGCGACGACCCGGAACTGAAGGCGATCCTGCTGCACAACATGCGCGAGGAGATGGAGCACGCCGTCATGGTGATGGAGTGGATGCGCCGCAACAACGCGGACTTTGCCAAGTATCTGAAGGAATTTCTCTACAGCGACGGCGACATCGTCGATCACTGA
- a CDS encoding uracil-DNA glycosylase: MDPGHSRTSGEDLADLIWQIEMGADECVRAAPCDWFALRQEEQAPAHGRSAAAGQRTAPPRSTRAPAPAPAPAPRPQAPILGTETAAASASEAAAACTTLDALRNALAAFEGCPLKATARNLVFSDGTPEARVMVVGEAPGLEEDREGRPFVGRSGQLLDRILASIGLSRGAEDPAHGVFISNVIFWRPPGNRKPTEAETAACLPFIRRAIALAEPDILVLAGATPAQQLLGTTEGITRLRGRWKTYDTGTRHIPCLPTLHPAYLLRTPSAKRLVWSDMLSLKARLSA; the protein is encoded by the coding sequence GTGGACCCCGGACACTCACGAACGAGCGGTGAGGACCTCGCCGATCTGATCTGGCAGATCGAGATGGGGGCGGACGAGTGCGTCCGGGCCGCACCCTGCGACTGGTTCGCGCTACGGCAGGAGGAACAGGCGCCCGCGCACGGCCGCTCCGCGGCTGCCGGACAGCGCACGGCCCCGCCCCGGTCTACGCGCGCTCCCGCACCCGCCCCTGCGCCGGCCCCACGGCCGCAAGCCCCGATTCTCGGCACGGAGACCGCGGCCGCGAGCGCGAGCGAAGCCGCGGCGGCCTGCACCACGCTCGACGCATTGCGCAACGCGCTTGCGGCCTTCGAGGGATGCCCGCTCAAGGCGACCGCGCGCAATCTCGTCTTTTCCGATGGGACCCCGGAGGCCCGCGTCATGGTCGTGGGCGAGGCGCCGGGGCTTGAGGAAGACCGCGAGGGCCGACCCTTCGTCGGACGGTCGGGGCAGCTGCTCGACCGCATCCTCGCGTCCATCGGGCTTTCCCGAGGTGCGGAGGACCCCGCGCACGGCGTCTTCATCTCGAACGTGATCTTCTGGCGCCCGCCCGGCAACCGCAAGCCGACGGAGGCAGAGACCGCAGCCTGCCTGCCCTTTATCCGGCGCGCCATCGCGCTGGCCGAGCCGGACATCCTCGTGCTTGCGGGCGCGACGCCCGCGCAACAGCTGCTCGGCACAACCGAAGGCATCACGCGGCTGCGCGGCCGGTGGAAAACCTATGACACGGGCACCCGCCATATCCCGTGCCTGCCGACGCTTCACCCGGCGTATCTGCTCCGGACGCCCTCGGCAAAGCGCCTCGTCTGGTCCGACATGCTGTCCCTGAAAGCCAGACTGTCCGCCTGA
- the moaB gene encoding molybdenum cofactor biosynthesis protein B, translating into MSASRIDETRPFVPVNIAVMTVSDTRTFADDRSGDTLVKRLEEAGHTLAARAIVIDDVAEIVSQLQAWIADPGVDAVISTGGTGLTGRDVTVEAFRSVFEKEIDGFSVAFHMISWEKVGTSTIQSRATAGVAHGTYLFALPGSPGACKDGWDGILKYQLDYRHRPCNLVEIMPRLEEHRRAEAGAT; encoded by the coding sequence ATGTCCGCCAGCCGCATCGACGAAACCCGCCCCTTCGTGCCCGTGAACATCGCGGTCATGACCGTCTCGGATACCCGCACCTTCGCCGACGACAGGTCCGGCGACACGCTGGTCAAGCGGCTTGAGGAGGCCGGGCACACGCTCGCCGCGCGCGCCATCGTCATCGACGACGTGGCGGAGATCGTGAGCCAGCTGCAGGCCTGGATCGCCGATCCCGGTGTGGACGCGGTGATCTCGACCGGCGGCACGGGCCTCACTGGCCGCGACGTGACCGTGGAGGCTTTCCGGTCGGTCTTCGAGAAGGAGATCGACGGATTCTCGGTCGCCTTCCACATGATCTCCTGGGAGAAGGTCGGCACCTCGACCATCCAGTCGCGCGCGACCGCGGGCGTGGCGCACGGAACCTATCTCTTCGCGCTGCCGGGCTCTCCCGGCGCCTGCAAGGACGGCTGGGACGGCATCCTGAAGTACCAGCTCGACTACCGGCACCGGCCCTGCAACCTGGTCGAGATCATGCCGCGGCTGGAGGAGCACCGGCGCGCGGAGGCCGGCGCCACCTGA
- a CDS encoding LysE family translocator, with protein MFDTATLLVFSGASLALAVTPGPDMAFCLAAGARAGVTGAVVAALGLVVGLAIHSAAAAAGLAALLAATPLGLDAVRWVGAAYLVWIAIHAWNTPVRLEPAPGARRELGLLFVRALLTNLMNPKIIMFFLAFLPQFANPAKGPVWLQMLLLGLLFAAIGIWINVAVGASAGAVRRLFARNPKAGLLLARGTSVIFLGLAARLALSRL; from the coding sequence ATGTTCGACACGGCCACCCTGCTCGTCTTTTCCGGCGCCTCTCTGGCCCTGGCTGTCACGCCGGGGCCGGACATGGCGTTCTGCCTCGCCGCAGGGGCGCGTGCGGGCGTCACGGGCGCGGTCGTCGCGGCCCTGGGCCTGGTGGTCGGTCTTGCGATCCATTCGGCAGCGGCAGCCGCCGGATTGGCGGCGCTGCTTGCGGCGACACCGCTCGGCCTCGACGCCGTGCGATGGGTGGGCGCGGCCTATCTGGTCTGGATCGCGATCCACGCATGGAACACGCCGGTGCGGCTCGAACCCGCGCCCGGCGCGCGGCGCGAGTTGGGCTTGCTGTTCGTGCGCGCGCTGCTCACGAACCTGATGAACCCGAAGATCATCATGTTCTTCTTGGCCTTCCTGCCGCAGTTCGCGAACCCTGCGAAGGGGCCGGTGTGGCTGCAGATGCTGCTGCTGGGCTTGCTGTTCGCGGCGATCGGCATCTGGATCAATGTCGCGGTGGGGGCGAGCGCGGGCGCGGTACGCCGCCTGTTTGCGCGCAATCCGAAGGCGGGGCTGCTGCTCGCGCGCGGAACGTCCGTCATCTTCCTGGGACTTGCGGCGCGTCTGGCGCTCAGCCGGCTCTGA
- a CDS encoding TIGR04282 family arsenosugar biosynthesis glycosyltransferase, whose translation MRQAGAGTLVIFARAAVAGRAKTRLARHVGYARAAMLSRLMTLASVQRLSAPGRWRTLVAVTPDGAAVRGLPGLDARHVRQGQGDLGHRMQRAFSLAGQGPVVIVGTDIPGIRRHHVAAAFRALGRAEVAVGPSGDGGYWMVGQRCRPRTLTLFQGVRWSGPHALADTLANLPDGARAAYLPVLTDIDEGADWLAFTRAGGRIAP comes from the coding sequence GTGAGGCAGGCGGGTGCCGGAACGCTGGTGATCTTCGCGCGCGCCGCCGTGGCCGGGCGCGCCAAGACGCGCCTCGCCCGCCATGTCGGGTACGCGCGCGCCGCGATGCTGTCGCGCCTGATGACGCTGGCGAGCGTGCAGCGGCTCAGCGCGCCGGGGCGCTGGCGCACGCTGGTTGCGGTCACGCCCGACGGCGCGGCGGTGCGCGGGCTGCCGGGGCTCGACGCCCGCCATGTGCGGCAGGGCCAGGGCGATCTCGGCCACCGGATGCAGCGGGCCTTTTCCTTGGCTGGACAGGGGCCGGTCGTGATCGTGGGGACCGACATTCCCGGCATCCGGCGGCATCACGTTGCGGCGGCGTTCCGGGCGTTGGGCCGGGCGGAAGTCGCGGTAGGTCCCTCCGGAGACGGCGGCTACTGGATGGTTGGGCAACGGTGCCGGCCGCGGACGCTCACGCTCTTCCAAGGCGTCCGTTGGTCGGGGCCGCATGCGCTTGCCGACACGCTCGCCAATCTGCCGGACGGGGCGCGTGCGGCGTATCTGCCGGTTCTCACCGACATCGACGAGGGGGCGGACTGGCTGGCATTCACCCGTGCGGGCGGGCGTATCGCTCCCTGA
- a CDS encoding TIGR04283 family arsenosugar biosynthesis glycosyltransferase produces MLSIVIPTLNAEATLAPVLAALVPGAVEGLVREVIVADGGSADRTEEIADAAGCQWIAAPRGRGPQLRAGAAVARSDWLLFLHADTVLTPGWIGEADRFLAHPGAHERAAAFRFALDAEGWRPRALEAMVRLRCSLFGLPYGDQGLLVSRRLYDRLGGFAELPLMEDVEFVRRIGRGRLSMLPVRAVTSATRYDRDGYLKRPARNLMCLGLYFAGMSPQRIARLYA; encoded by the coding sequence ATGCTCAGTATCGTCATCCCCACGCTGAACGCCGAAGCCACGCTGGCGCCCGTTCTGGCCGCGCTTGTGCCGGGCGCGGTCGAAGGGCTGGTGCGGGAGGTCATCGTGGCCGATGGCGGCTCTGCCGACCGGACGGAAGAGATCGCGGACGCCGCCGGCTGCCAGTGGATTGCCGCGCCGCGCGGACGCGGGCCGCAGCTGAGGGCAGGGGCGGCGGTTGCGCGCAGCGACTGGCTCCTCTTCCTGCACGCCGACACGGTGCTCACCCCCGGCTGGATCGGGGAGGCCGACCGCTTCCTGGCGCATCCTGGCGCGCATGAGCGTGCCGCGGCGTTCCGGTTTGCGCTCGATGCCGAGGGGTGGCGGCCGCGTGCGCTCGAGGCCATGGTGCGGCTGCGCTGCTCGCTCTTCGGCCTGCCTTATGGCGACCAGGGGCTGCTCGTCTCGCGCCGGCTTTACGACCGGCTGGGCGGCTTCGCGGAACTCCCGCTCATGGAGGATGTCGAATTCGTCCGCAGGATCGGACGCGGCCGCCTGAGCATGTTGCCGGTGCGCGCGGTGACGAGTGCAACGCGCTATGACCGCGACGGTTATCTGAAGCGGCCCGCGCGCAACCTGATGTGTCTCGGCCTCTATTTCGCGGGTATGTCGCCGCAGCGCATCGCCCGGCTTTATGCGTGA
- a CDS encoding PA0069 family radical SAM protein has product MTIEEDTRIIDGSVRVGQRLRHGRGALSNAASRYEPGRVRVDDGWGVDPDDDLPPLKTSVTADASRTIITRNQSPDISFDRSINPYRGCEHGCVYCFARPTHAWLGLSPGLDFETRLFAKPRAAELLEAELRSASYAPRVIAIGTNTDPYQPVERTLRVTRSILEVLDRFNHPVGITTKGARVVRDIDILGPMAARRLAKVAISVTTLDAKLARAMEPRAPAPEKRLAAIRDLSAAGIPVAVMVAPLIPGLTDHEIEPILERAADAGATQAGYVLLRLPLELKEVVAEWLRDHCPDRADRVLNLLRGMRGGKEYDARWGLRQTGTGAYARFIADRFRVARTRFGLDRRSWSHDMSLFRPPPRAGDQLSLLDP; this is encoded by the coding sequence ATGACCATCGAGGAGGACACAAGGATAATCGACGGCAGTGTGCGGGTGGGGCAACGGCTGCGCCACGGGCGGGGCGCGCTGTCGAACGCGGCCAGCCGCTACGAGCCCGGGCGGGTGCGGGTGGACGACGGCTGGGGCGTCGATCCGGACGACGACCTGCCGCCGCTCAAGACAAGCGTCACGGCCGATGCGAGCCGCACGATCATCACCCGCAACCAGTCGCCCGATATCTCCTTCGACCGGAGCATCAACCCCTATCGCGGGTGCGAGCATGGGTGCGTCTATTGCTTCGCACGGCCCACGCACGCCTGGCTCGGCCTGTCGCCGGGCCTCGATTTCGAGACGCGGCTTTTCGCCAAGCCCCGCGCGGCGGAGTTGCTGGAGGCGGAATTGCGTAGCGCCTCCTACGCCCCGCGCGTCATCGCCATCGGCACCAACACCGACCCCTACCAGCCGGTCGAACGGACGCTGCGCGTCACCCGCTCGATCCTCGAGGTGCTCGACCGCTTCAACCATCCGGTCGGCATCACGACGAAGGGCGCGCGCGTCGTGCGCGACATCGACATCCTGGGGCCGATGGCAGCGCGGCGGCTGGCCAAGGTCGCGATCTCGGTGACCACGCTCGATGCGAAACTCGCCCGCGCGATGGAGCCGCGCGCACCGGCGCCGGAAAAGCGCCTCGCCGCGATCCGCGACCTCAGCGCCGCCGGTATCCCGGTCGCCGTGATGGTCGCCCCGCTCATCCCCGGCCTCACCGACCACGAGATCGAGCCGATCCTCGAACGCGCGGCCGACGCGGGCGCGACGCAGGCGGGATATGTTCTGCTGCGGCTGCCGCTCGAACTGAAGGAGGTGGTGGCGGAGTGGCTGCGCGACCATTGCCCCGACCGCGCGGACCGGGTGTTGAACCTGCTGCGCGGCATGCGCGGTGGCAAGGAGTACGACGCGCGCTGGGGCCTGCGGCAGACCGGCACCGGCGCCTACGCCCGCTTCATCGCAGACCGGTTCCGCGTGGCCCGAACGCGCTTTGGCCTCGACCGGCGCTCATGGTCCCATGATATGAGCCTGTTCCGCCCGCCGCCGCGCGCGGGCGACCAGTTGAGCCTGCTCGATCCCTGA
- a CDS encoding ribonuclease HII, translated as MTADAAPPRPPRTAGLDEAGRGPWAGPVIAAAVVFPHVDVRDRLLDAGLTDSKALRPEARKRLCTLILAHAEVGVGGATVAEIDSVNILQASLRAMARALTALPCPPAHALVDGNRCPDLPCPAEAIVKGDLSVPEIMAASVVAKVTRDRIMARAANRYPGFGFETNQGYGTAAHQEGLARLGPTPLHRRSFAPVHKILIELGLITL; from the coding sequence ATGACCGCCGACGCTGCCCCGCCCCGACCCCCGCGCACCGCAGGCCTCGACGAGGCGGGACGCGGGCCCTGGGCCGGGCCGGTGATCGCGGCGGCGGTGGTCTTTCCCCATGTGGATGTGCGCGACCGCTTGCTCGACGCAGGGCTGACGGATTCGAAGGCGCTACGGCCCGAAGCGCGGAAGCGGCTCTGTACGCTGATCCTCGCGCACGCCGAGGTGGGCGTCGGCGGCGCGACGGTGGCGGAGATCGACAGCGTCAACATCCTGCAGGCCAGCCTGCGGGCCATGGCGCGCGCCCTGACGGCGCTGCCGTGTCCGCCCGCGCACGCTCTCGTCGACGGCAACCGCTGCCCCGATCTGCCCTGCCCGGCGGAGGCCATCGTGAAGGGCGATCTGAGCGTTCCGGAGATCATGGCGGCCTCGGTCGTGGCCAAGGTGACACGGGACCGGATCATGGCGCGGGCGGCGAATCGCTACCCCGGTTTCGGCTTCGAAACGAATCAGGGATACGGCACCGCGGCCCACCAGGAGGGGCTCGCCCGCCTCGGCCCCACCCCACTCCATAGGCGTTCCTTTGCCCCCGTCCACAAGATATTGATTGAACTTGGCCTCATAACCCTTTGA
- a CDS encoding site-specific DNA-methyltransferase: MTFWGELEVREVLDESAYDRVYHGDSVEILNAMPEKCVDLIFADPPYNLQLGGELTRPDQSRVDGVDADWDRFASFDDYDLFTHDWLAACRRVLKDTGTLWVIGSYHNIFRVGTVLQDQGFWILNDITWRKTNPMPNFRGTRFANAHETLIWASKSQDQKTYTFNYEAMKALNDGVQMRSDWVLPICTGAERLKDGHGEKAHPTQKPEALLRRVLMSSTNPGDVVLDPFFGTGTTGAAAKQLGRRFIGIEREETYVRLAEARLAKVIPFDPAAREVTRSKRQEPRIPFGWLIERGLLEPGTMLFDPKRRWAAKVRVDGTLVCDGTTGSIHRTAAQIQGLDACNGWTFWHFDVEGRLIPIDVLRQQLRAELN, from the coding sequence ATGACGTTCTGGGGGGAACTCGAGGTGCGCGAGGTGCTGGACGAAAGCGCCTATGACCGCGTCTATCACGGCGACAGCGTCGAGATTCTCAACGCGATGCCGGAGAAGTGCGTCGACCTGATTTTCGCCGATCCGCCGTACAATCTGCAGCTCGGCGGCGAATTGACGCGGCCCGACCAGAGCCGGGTCGACGGCGTTGACGCCGACTGGGACCGGTTCGCGAGCTTCGACGACTACGACCTGTTCACGCACGACTGGCTGGCCGCCTGCCGCCGCGTGCTGAAGGACACCGGAACGCTCTGGGTCATCGGCAGCTACCACAACATCTTCCGTGTGGGCACGGTGCTGCAGGACCAGGGGTTCTGGATCCTCAACGACATCACCTGGCGCAAGACGAACCCGATGCCGAACTTCCGCGGCACCCGCTTCGCCAACGCGCACGAGACGCTGATCTGGGCGTCGAAGAGCCAGGATCAGAAGACCTACACCTTCAATTACGAGGCGATGAAGGCGCTCAACGACGGGGTGCAGATGCGCTCCGACTGGGTGCTGCCGATCTGCACGGGGGCCGAGCGGCTGAAGGACGGCCACGGCGAGAAGGCCCACCCGACGCAGAAGCCCGAGGCGCTGCTGCGCCGCGTGCTCATGTCCTCGACCAACCCGGGGGACGTGGTACTCGACCCCTTCTTCGGAACAGGCACGACCGGCGCCGCCGCCAAGCAGCTTGGCCGCCGGTTCATCGGAATCGAACGCGAGGAGACGTACGTGAGACTGGCAGAAGCCCGCCTGGCAAAGGTCATTCCCTTCGATCCCGCCGCGCGCGAGGTCACGCGCAGCAAGCGGCAGGAACCGCGCATCCCCTTCGGCTGGCTGATCGAGCGCGGCCTGCTGGAGCCCGGCACGATGCTGTTCGATCCGAAACGCCGCTGGGCGGCGAAGGTGCGCGTCGACGGCACGCTGGTCTGCGACGGGACGACCGGCTCGATCCATCGCACGGCGGCGCAGATCCAGGGCCTCGACGCCTGCAACGGCTGGACCTTCTGGCACTTCGACGTGGAAGGCCGCCTCATCCCGATCGACGTGCTGCGCCAGCAGCTGCGCGCGGAGCTGAACTGA
- the mutY gene encoding A/G-specific adenine glycosylase: MAGRSGRGENTAAQRRSALLAWYRAQARDLPWRVSPGARAAGVRADPYRVWLSEIMLQQTTVQAVKGYFDTFTARWPTVGALAAAPRDDVLAAWAGLGYYARARNLHACAEVVARDHGGRFPDTVEGLQALPGIGPYTARAVAAIAFDRPVVPMDGNVERVMARLHAVETPLPAAKPELARLADAFEGGEDPGDIAQALMDLGATVCTPRAPACVLCPLREGCAAAARGIAADLPRKAPKAAKPRRFGIAFWVTRADGAVLVRRRPDEGLLGGMVEFPSTPWGDEMPGLQAARAHAPVDAAGGWVLVPGRVAHVFTHFALELAVARPRCAAGARLPEGAFWAHPRDFGALALPTVMRKVARLALDEAG, from the coding sequence ATGGCAGGACGCAGCGGGAGGGGAGAGAACACGGCGGCGCAGCGGCGTTCGGCGCTGCTCGCATGGTACCGTGCGCAGGCCCGCGACTTGCCGTGGCGGGTCTCGCCGGGGGCGCGCGCGGCGGGCGTGCGGGCCGATCCCTACCGCGTCTGGCTGTCGGAGATCATGCTGCAACAGACGACCGTGCAGGCCGTGAAGGGCTATTTCGATACGTTCACCGCGCGCTGGCCGACGGTCGGGGCGCTGGCGGCAGCACCCCGCGACGATGTGCTCGCGGCGTGGGCGGGGCTCGGCTACTACGCGCGCGCCCGTAATCTCCATGCCTGTGCCGAGGTTGTCGCGCGCGACCACGGCGGGCGCTTTCCCGACACGGTCGAGGGCTTGCAGGCATTGCCCGGCATCGGGCCCTACACGGCGCGCGCCGTCGCGGCCATCGCCTTCGACCGGCCGGTCGTGCCCATGGACGGCAATGTGGAGCGGGTGATGGCCAGGCTTCATGCCGTGGAGACGCCGCTGCCCGCCGCCAAGCCGGAGCTTGCGCGTCTCGCCGACGCCTTCGAGGGAGGCGAGGACCCGGGCGACATCGCGCAGGCGCTCATGGATCTCGGCGCGACAGTCTGCACGCCGCGTGCGCCTGCCTGTGTCCTCTGTCCCTTGCGCGAGGGGTGCGCCGCCGCCGCGCGCGGGATTGCCGCCGACCTACCGCGCAAGGCCCCCAAGGCTGCGAAGCCCCGGCGATTCGGGATCGCCTTCTGGGTGACGCGGGCGGACGGCGCCGTCCTCGTCCGCCGCCGGCCCGACGAGGGGCTGCTCGGCGGCATGGTCGAGTTTCCCTCGACGCCCTGGGGCGACGAGATGCCGGGGCTGCAGGCCGCACGCGCTCACGCGCCGGTCGACGCCGCCGGCGGCTGGGTGCTGGTGCCCGGCCGCGTCGCTCACGTCTTCACGCATTTCGCATTGGAACTTGCCGTCGCGCGCCCCCGCTGCGCTGCAGGGGCGCGGCTACCGGAGGGGGCGTTCTGGGCGCATCCCCGGGACTTCGGCGCACTCGCCCTCCCGACCGTCATGCGAAAGGTGGCCCGCCTCGCGCTGGACGAGGCGGGGTAG
- a CDS encoding DUF721 domain-containing protein: MGRRAPGQAQGKGGAGGKAGAQDDLFAKVAPDAERTAKGFQPAARSGSKVASKSFRKNGFLEARLITRWAEIVGEDIARATLPQHFRRSDDGGTLTVRASGAAALELQHYTPQILDRIAAYFGYRAVTRLKLVQGPLPPRRPRGRVRRVILPPEEAASLDALTAPLADEKLRAALQHLGRGVIGRRLSTEKRR; this comes from the coding sequence ATGGGCCGGAGGGCACCCGGACAGGCGCAGGGCAAGGGCGGCGCAGGCGGCAAGGCCGGCGCGCAGGACGATCTCTTTGCCAAGGTTGCGCCCGATGCGGAACGGACCGCCAAGGGCTTCCAGCCGGCTGCACGATCCGGCTCAAAGGTCGCATCCAAATCATTCAGAAAAAACGGTTTTCTGGAAGCGCGCCTGATCACGCGCTGGGCCGAGATCGTGGGCGAGGACATCGCGCGGGCAACCCTCCCGCAGCACTTCCGCCGGTCGGACGACGGCGGCACGCTGACCGTGCGGGCGTCGGGAGCGGCCGCCCTCGAACTGCAGCACTACACCCCGCAGATCCTCGACCGGATCGCCGCCTATTTCGGCTACCGCGCGGTGACGCGGCTGAAACTCGTGCAAGGCCCCCTGCCCCCGCGGCGCCCGCGCGGCCGGGTCCGGCGGGTCATCCTGCCGCCGGAGGAGGCCGCGAGCCTCGATGCGCTGACGGCGCCCTTGGCCGACGAAAAGCTGCGCGCCGCACTCCAGCACCTCGGCCGCGGCGTCATCGGGCGGCGTTTATCCACAGAAAAGCGCCGCTGA
- a CDS encoding DsbA family protein: MTQDRRQFLIRMGLGASALAAAGTLLAHRAHGASAMLDDLVLGQADAPVEVIEYASLTCSHCANFHNTTYEAFKERYVKTGKVRFVYRDFPFDAGGLRAAMLARCGGPAKRESFLKVLFAQQKVWTQASTIAELDANLLKIARLGGISEAEFTACMADKMLEEAVLKERLGGEQEFGVSSTPTFIIDGKKYAGDRPIEEMAKLIDPLLPDS; the protein is encoded by the coding sequence ATGACACAGGATCGCCGACAATTCCTGATCCGCATGGGGCTGGGGGCAAGCGCGCTCGCGGCGGCGGGCACGCTGCTTGCGCATCGCGCGCACGGCGCCTCCGCAATGCTGGACGATCTCGTGCTGGGTCAGGCGGACGCCCCGGTCGAGGTGATCGAGTACGCCTCGCTCACCTGCTCGCACTGCGCGAACTTCCACAACACGACCTATGAGGCGTTCAAGGAACGCTATGTGAAGACCGGCAAGGTGCGGTTCGTCTACCGCGACTTCCCGTTCGACGCGGGCGGGCTGCGCGCGGCGATGCTCGCGCGCTGCGGCGGGCCAGCGAAGCGGGAAAGCTTCCTCAAGGTCCTGTTCGCCCAGCAGAAGGTGTGGACGCAAGCCTCGACCATCGCGGAACTCGATGCCAACCTCCTGAAGATCGCACGCCTCGGCGGCATCAGCGAGGCGGAGTTCACGGCCTGCATGGCCGACAAGATGCTGGAGGAGGCAGTCCTCAAGGAACGCCTCGGCGGCGAGCAGGAGTTCGGCGTGTCCTCCACCCCGACCTTCATCATCGACGGCAAGAAGTACGCTGGCGACCGGCCCATCGAGGAGATGGCGAAGCTGATCGACCCGCTGCTGCCGGACAGCTGA